A window of Halomonas sp. GFAJ-1 contains these coding sequences:
- a CDS encoding diguanylate phosphodiesterase encodes MANCARVNGTCKRCEGELPFEFTMAFQPIVDVSLAKVVTYEALVRGINGESAWSVISQVTDEMLYRFDQACRVKAIEMASALNMQTDLSINFLPNAVYEPEACIQATLEVSERVGWPTHRLIFEITETEKVRDRQHLRNIIDAYRSMGFKTALDDFGNGYANLDLLTDLTPDKLKIDRELVMNCDQDPRRQALLNAIILLAKELDTTLIAEGVETRAEALWLAKAGITRQQGFFFAKPAINSLGHHLTPLLLALRAEVQA; translated from the coding sequence ATGGCTAACTGCGCACGGGTCAACGGAACGTGTAAGCGCTGCGAAGGCGAGCTGCCTTTTGAGTTCACTATGGCGTTTCAGCCCATTGTGGACGTCTCGCTTGCGAAAGTAGTCACCTACGAAGCCCTCGTGCGCGGTATCAACGGAGAATCCGCCTGGAGCGTTATCTCCCAAGTAACCGACGAAATGCTCTACCGTTTTGATCAAGCCTGCCGTGTCAAAGCGATTGAAATGGCGAGTGCGTTAAATATGCAGACGGATCTATCGATCAATTTTCTGCCTAATGCTGTTTATGAGCCAGAAGCCTGTATCCAGGCAACGCTGGAAGTTTCAGAGCGCGTTGGTTGGCCCACACATCGGCTCATTTTTGAAATTACTGAAACCGAGAAAGTGCGCGACCGCCAACACTTACGCAACATCATTGATGCGTATCGCTCAATGGGGTTTAAAACCGCGCTAGACGACTTTGGCAACGGCTATGCCAACCTGGATCTTCTCACCGACCTCACCCCCGACAAACTGAAAATCGACCGTGAGTTAGTGATGAACTGCGATCAAGACCCGCGGCGCCAAGCACTGCTCAATGCGATTATTTTGCTCGCCAAAGAGCTAGATACCACCTTGATTGCAGAAGGTGTAGAAACCCGCGCAGAGGCGCTATGGTTAGCAAAAGCAGGAATTACGCGTCAGCAAGGCTTCTTTTTTGCCAAACCGGCTATAAATTCCTTGGGACACCACCTTACCCCGCTACTGCTGGCGTTAAGAGCAGAAGTACAGGCCTGA
- a CDS encoding DNA polymerase IV (involved in translesion DNA polymerization with beta clamp of polymerase III; belongs to Y family of polymerases; does not contain proofreading function), whose amino-acid sequence MRKIIHCDCDCFYAAVEMRDNPALSDVPIAIGGSVEQRGVVATCNYPARKFGIHSAMPMAQALKRCPHLTVIRGDMAKYKAVARQVFAIYRDVTELIEPLSLDEAFLDVSDVTLHHGSATLMAEAIRQRVSRDVGITVSAGVAPNKFLAKIASDWRKPDGLFVITPDQIDSFVQQLPVKKIHGVGPRTAEKLAGLGIHTGGDLRARPLTELVEQFGRFGHRLFELSYGRDERPVKTHRERKSISTEQTYSKDLPTLEACRQALPELLSDLERRYARLEPAPAVRGLMVKVKFNDFTQTTVEHADPAPNLEQFETLLKVGWSRGERPVRLLGVGYRLAEETTVQQLSLF is encoded by the coding sequence GTGCGCAAAATTATCCATTGCGACTGTGACTGCTTCTACGCAGCGGTAGAAATGCGCGATAACCCGGCGCTTAGCGATGTGCCTATTGCGATAGGCGGCAGCGTTGAGCAGCGCGGGGTGGTCGCCACCTGCAATTATCCTGCCCGTAAGTTTGGCATCCACTCCGCCATGCCCATGGCTCAGGCGCTTAAGCGCTGCCCGCATCTAACGGTCATTCGTGGCGATATGGCCAAATACAAAGCGGTGGCGCGCCAAGTATTTGCGATCTATCGCGATGTAACCGAACTGATTGAGCCGCTTTCACTAGATGAAGCCTTTTTAGACGTTTCCGACGTTACACTGCACCACGGCAGCGCCACGCTAATGGCCGAAGCGATTCGCCAGCGGGTGAGCCGCGACGTGGGTATTACCGTTTCAGCGGGTGTAGCGCCGAATAAGTTTCTGGCCAAGATCGCCAGCGACTGGCGCAAACCCGATGGCCTGTTTGTCATCACTCCAGACCAGATTGATAGCTTTGTGCAGCAGCTGCCGGTAAAAAAGATTCACGGGGTTGGGCCACGCACCGCTGAAAAACTGGCAGGGCTGGGTATTCATACCGGCGGAGATTTGCGTGCTCGCCCGCTGACCGAGCTGGTCGAACAGTTTGGCCGCTTCGGGCATCGGCTGTTCGAACTTAGCTATGGGCGCGACGAACGGCCAGTAAAAACCCACCGAGAACGCAAATCGATAAGCACCGAGCAAACCTACTCTAAAGACCTGCCGACCCTGGAAGCCTGCCGCCAAGCGCTTCCCGAGCTGCTTAGCGACTTAGAGCGTCGCTATGCCAGGCTAGAGCCCGCGCCCGCCGTGCGTGGGCTAATGGTAAAAGTGAAGTTTAACGACTTTACCCAAACCACCGTGGAGCACGCCGACCCAGCACCTAACCTGGAGCAATTTGAAACGCTGTTAAAGGTGGGGTGGTCGCGGGGTGAAAGGCCGGTTCGGCTATTGGGCGTGGGGTACCGCTTGGCAGAAGAAACCACCGTTCAGCAACTGTCGCTGTTTTAA
- a CDS encoding acyl-CoA dehydrogenase, which translates to MTRFNWDDPLLLENQLTDEERQIRDAAHDYCQENLQPRVLTAFREERFDREIMSEMGELGLLGATVSPEYGGAGVNHVAYGLIAREVERVDSGYRSAMSVQSSLVMYPIEAFGSEEQKHKYLPKLASGEMVGCFGLTEPDHGSDPGSMITRAEKVDGGYRLTGAKMWITNSPIADIAVVWAKSAAHDNQIKGFIVERGTEGFTTPKIEGKVSLRASITGEIVLDNAFVPEENLLPNVSGLKGPFGCLNKARYGIAWGVMGTAEFCWHAARQYTLDRKQFGRPLAANQLIQKKLADMQTEITLGLQAALQVGRLMDSGNWAPEMISLIKRNNCGKALDIARVARDMHGGNGVSDEYGVIRHMVNLESVNTYEGTHDVHALILGRAQTGIQSFF; encoded by the coding sequence ATGACACGCTTTAACTGGGACGACCCGCTGCTACTGGAAAATCAGCTTACTGATGAAGAGCGCCAAATCCGCGATGCCGCCCACGACTACTGTCAGGAAAACTTACAGCCGCGAGTGCTGACGGCTTTTCGTGAAGAGCGCTTTGATCGCGAGATCATGAGTGAGATGGGTGAGCTAGGCCTGCTTGGCGCCACCGTTTCCCCCGAGTATGGCGGCGCGGGTGTTAACCACGTGGCCTACGGTTTGATTGCCCGTGAAGTAGAGCGCGTAGATTCCGGCTACCGCTCGGCCATGAGCGTGCAGTCATCGCTGGTGATGTACCCCATCGAAGCCTTCGGCTCTGAAGAGCAAAAGCATAAGTACCTGCCCAAGCTTGCCAGTGGCGAAATGGTTGGCTGCTTTGGCCTTACCGAACCTGATCACGGCTCCGACCCCGGCTCGATGATTACCCGCGCTGAAAAAGTCGACGGCGGCTACCGCTTAACCGGCGCTAAAATGTGGATCACCAACAGCCCCATTGCCGATATCGCCGTGGTATGGGCCAAGTCGGCCGCCCACGATAACCAAATTAAAGGCTTTATTGTTGAGCGCGGCACCGAAGGCTTCACCACGCCGAAAATTGAGGGCAAAGTTTCGCTACGCGCCTCCATTACCGGTGAAATCGTGCTGGATAACGCTTTTGTACCCGAAGAGAACCTGCTACCCAACGTGAGCGGTTTGAAAGGCCCCTTCGGCTGCTTGAACAAAGCACGCTACGGCATCGCTTGGGGCGTGATGGGCACCGCCGAATTCTGCTGGCATGCCGCCCGCCAGTACACTCTGGATCGCAAGCAGTTTGGCCGCCCCTTGGCCGCTAACCAGCTGATCCAGAAAAAGCTCGCCGATATGCAGACCGAGATCACTCTGGGCCTACAAGCCGCCCTGCAAGTGGGTCGTTTGATGGATAGTGGCAACTGGGCACCGGAAATGATCTCGCTGATCAAACGCAATAACTGTGGCAAAGCGCTGGATATCGCTCGCGTTGCCCGGGACATGCACGGCGGCAACGGCGTTTCTGATGAGTACGGTGTGATTCGCCATATGGTGAACCTAGAGTCGGTAAATACCTACGAAGGCACCCACGACGTGCATGCGCTGATTCTTGGCCGCGCCCAAACCGGCATCCAGTCGTTCTTTTAA
- a CDS encoding transcriptional regulator (regulator of gab gene expression), whose amino-acid sequence MEHDAPRQNLAISAYRELKHDIIRGRYAPEEKLLMSRLKERYGVSTGPLREALSQLVADRLVVAISQRGYRVAPMSLAELNDIYDARAQLEGLILRLAIERGDDDWEANVLATAHRLAKVTDISSPDELLDGWDLRHKAFHTAIASGCNSPHLLQTRNTLFDQVERYRHLWLQETVMSPQALDIKRQEHAALVDVILARDTDQAANMMRDHLITPVPIITRVLTARGIN is encoded by the coding sequence ATGGAGCACGATGCGCCGCGCCAAAATCTCGCTATCAGCGCCTATCGCGAGTTAAAGCACGACATTATTCGCGGCCGCTATGCGCCTGAAGAGAAGTTATTAATGAGCCGCCTCAAGGAGCGCTACGGCGTTAGTACCGGCCCGCTGCGAGAAGCACTTTCTCAGTTAGTCGCTGACCGGCTAGTGGTCGCCATTAGCCAGCGCGGCTACCGCGTAGCGCCGATGTCGCTGGCTGAGCTCAACGATATTTACGATGCCCGCGCCCAGCTGGAAGGGCTGATTCTACGCCTGGCTATCGAGCGAGGCGACGACGATTGGGAAGCCAACGTACTGGCCACCGCTCATCGCCTTGCCAAAGTGACCGACATTAGCTCCCCCGATGAACTGCTGGATGGCTGGGACCTGCGTCATAAGGCGTTTCATACCGCCATTGCCAGCGGCTGCAATTCGCCGCACTTACTGCAAACGCGCAATACGTTGTTCGATCAGGTTGAGCGCTACCGCCATCTGTGGTTGCAAGAAACAGTCATGTCTCCCCAAGCGCTAGACATTAAACGCCAAGAACATGCCGCGCTGGTGGACGTTATTTTGGCAAGAGACACCGATCAGGCGGCTAATATGATGCGCGATCATCTAATAACGCCTGTGCCGATTATTACCCGGGTTTTAACCGCGCGAGGAATTAACTAA
- a CDS encoding 3-methyladenine DNA glycosylase produces the protein MAPVEGDDLTPLIRDFYCRDTLKVAHDLLGCHLVRQYEGELMVAKIVETEAYRGSEDSACHAHRRKTPRTEAMFGPPGHAYVYLVYGMHWLLNVVTQPEGNPCAVLIRAVEPVTGEAAMRALRDVRGHNLSNGPGKLSRALRIDKALYGHDMTQPNALWITAGEPPHAVASGPRVGIDYAQPADRDAPWRLWIDNNPWVSKAR, from the coding sequence ATGGCCCCGGTTGAGGGCGACGATTTAACACCGCTTATACGGGATTTTTATTGCAGGGATACGCTTAAGGTTGCCCACGACTTACTGGGCTGCCATTTAGTACGCCAATATGAAGGCGAACTCATGGTAGCGAAGATTGTGGAAACTGAAGCGTACCGTGGGTCTGAAGATTCCGCCTGCCACGCACACCGGCGGAAAACACCAAGAACCGAGGCCATGTTCGGGCCACCGGGGCACGCCTATGTATATCTGGTGTATGGCATGCACTGGCTGCTGAACGTGGTCACCCAGCCAGAAGGCAACCCCTGCGCAGTGCTTATCCGCGCGGTAGAGCCGGTTACCGGTGAAGCCGCTATGCGTGCGCTGCGTGATGTGCGGGGGCATAACCTGAGCAATGGCCCCGGCAAGCTCTCCCGAGCGCTACGTATTGATAAAGCGCTGTATGGCCATGATATGACTCAACCTAACGCGCTATGGATAACGGCAGGCGAGCCGCCCCACGCCGTTGCCTCTGGCCCCCGCGTGGGTATCGACTATGCCCAGCCCGCCGACCGCGATGCCCCTTGGCGGCTATGGATAGACAACAATCCTTGGGTATCAAAAGCACGTTAA
- a CDS encoding CoA-transferase, which translates to MSTATKPLAGIKVLDISRVLAGPWCGQMLADMGAEVIKVERPVSGDDTRHWGPPWLSGSAESAYYLCANRGKRSVTVDMAKPEGQALIKQLAAQSDVLLENFKVGGLKKYGLDYTSLKAINPELIYCSITGFGQESPYAHRAGYDFMIQAMGGIMSLTGRPDGEPGGGPVKSGVAFTDIFTGLYAANAVLAALYQRRDTGVGCHIDMALMDVQVGVLANQALNYLTSGQVPQRLGNSHPNIVPYQAFATADGHMIVAVGNDEQFKRFCQVLSLPELAQDKRFASNGERVAHREQLVPLLEAALAQRSTDEWLAAFEAVGVPSGPINTLDRVFDDPHVQARGLKQTLPHSQAGQVDLVANPIRINGQSMSATTAPPSLGEHTERVLEEIGITVEQRQALRTAGVI; encoded by the coding sequence ATGAGCACAGCAACCAAACCACTGGCAGGCATTAAAGTACTCGATATTTCCCGTGTACTGGCTGGCCCGTGGTGCGGGCAAATGCTCGCGGACATGGGGGCCGAGGTAATTAAAGTTGAGCGCCCGGTCAGTGGCGACGATACCCGCCACTGGGGGCCTCCGTGGCTTTCTGGCAGCGCTGAGTCCGCCTATTACCTATGCGCTAATCGCGGCAAGCGCTCGGTTACGGTAGACATGGCTAAGCCCGAAGGCCAAGCGCTTATTAAGCAGCTTGCCGCCCAGTCGGACGTACTGCTTGAGAACTTCAAAGTGGGCGGGCTAAAAAAGTATGGCCTGGATTACACCAGCCTCAAGGCGATTAACCCAGAGCTGATCTACTGCTCAATTACCGGTTTTGGCCAGGAAAGCCCCTACGCCCATCGGGCGGGCTACGACTTTATGATTCAGGCCATGGGCGGGATTATGAGTCTAACAGGCAGGCCGGATGGGGAGCCGGGGGGTGGCCCGGTGAAAAGCGGCGTCGCCTTCACCGATATTTTCACCGGGCTGTATGCTGCCAATGCGGTACTGGCAGCGCTTTATCAGCGTCGTGATACCGGCGTTGGTTGCCATATCGATATGGCCCTGATGGATGTGCAAGTGGGCGTGCTGGCCAACCAAGCGCTTAACTACCTCACCTCAGGCCAGGTGCCCCAACGGTTAGGCAACTCGCACCCTAATATTGTGCCTTACCAAGCGTTTGCCACGGCGGATGGCCACATGATTGTGGCGGTCGGCAACGATGAGCAGTTCAAACGCTTCTGCCAAGTGCTTTCCCTGCCTGAGCTAGCTCAAGACAAACGCTTTGCGAGCAACGGCGAGCGGGTCGCTCATCGCGAACAGCTCGTACCGCTGCTTGAAGCTGCGCTTGCCCAGCGCAGCACCGATGAGTGGCTGGCAGCGTTTGAAGCCGTCGGCGTTCCCAGCGGCCCTATTAACACCCTTGACCGGGTATTTGATGACCCCCATGTGCAAGCACGCGGCCTTAAACAGACCCTGCCGCACAGCCAAGCGGGCCAGGTAGACCTGGTGGCTAACCCGATCCGTATCAACGGCCAGTCGATGAGCGCTACCACTGCCCCGCCCTCCTTGGGCGAGCATACGGAACGCGTGCTGGAAGAGATCGGCATTACCGTCGAGCAGCGCCAAGCACTGCGAACGGCAGGTGTTATTTAA
- a CDS encoding hydroxyglutarate oxidase (catalyzed the formation of 2-ketoglutarate from 2-hydroxyglutarate), which translates to MWDFIIIGGGILGMSTAMQLKQTYPDKRMLVIEKETGPAQHQTGHNSGVIHAGVYYTPGSLKAKFCLEGNRATRKFCDQHGVSYNICGKLLVATNALEKQRMEALWERTAANGLEREWLEADALKEREPNITGVAGIFVPSSGIVNYAEVTRAMAAEFERLGGEIRYGCCVTGLEERAEEVVVTTHNESFASRYLVSCSGLMADRVIRMLGQDPGFTICPFRGEYYLLPERHNHIVNHLIYPIPDPDMPFLGVHLTRMIDGTVTVGPNAVLALKREGYRKQDMSLRDMGQMFTHPGILKVLGKHLKPGLLEMKNSLYKRGYLELVRKYCPSLTAEDLTPYPAGVRAQAVSNDGKLVDDFLFVNTKRTVNVGNAPSPAATSALPIGAHIVEQVKAQLGE; encoded by the coding sequence ATGTGGGATTTCATCATTATCGGTGGCGGTATTTTGGGTATGTCCACCGCTATGCAGCTGAAACAGACTTACCCCGATAAACGCATGCTGGTGATTGAAAAAGAGACCGGCCCGGCTCAGCACCAAACCGGCCATAACAGTGGGGTTATTCATGCCGGGGTGTACTACACGCCGGGGAGCCTAAAAGCGAAGTTTTGCCTTGAAGGCAACCGCGCTACCCGCAAATTTTGCGATCAGCATGGCGTGAGCTACAACATCTGCGGCAAGCTGCTGGTGGCAACGAACGCCCTTGAAAAGCAGCGCATGGAGGCGCTTTGGGAACGAACGGCAGCCAATGGCTTGGAGCGAGAGTGGCTGGAGGCCGACGCGCTTAAAGAGCGCGAGCCAAATATTACTGGGGTGGCGGGTATTTTTGTGCCTTCCAGCGGCATCGTTAATTATGCTGAAGTGACCCGCGCGATGGCCGCTGAGTTTGAGCGTTTAGGCGGCGAGATCCGCTATGGTTGCTGTGTCACCGGGCTTGAAGAGCGCGCCGAAGAGGTAGTGGTAACGACCCATAATGAGTCTTTTGCCAGCCGCTACTTAGTGTCGTGCTCTGGCCTGATGGCGGATAGGGTGATCCGCATGCTGGGCCAAGACCCAGGCTTTACGATCTGCCCCTTTCGCGGTGAATACTATCTGTTGCCTGAGCGCCACAACCATATCGTCAACCATCTGATATACCCGATTCCCGATCCCGATATGCCTTTTTTGGGGGTGCATCTGACCCGGATGATTGATGGTACGGTGACCGTTGGACCCAACGCAGTGCTGGCGCTTAAGCGCGAAGGTTACCGCAAGCAGGATATGTCGCTGCGGGATATGGGGCAGATGTTTACCCATCCCGGTATTTTAAAAGTGCTCGGTAAGCATTTGAAGCCAGGCCTGTTGGAGATGAAAAACTCGCTCTACAAGCGCGGCTATTTGGAACTGGTGCGCAAGTATTGCCCTAGCTTAACGGCAGAAGATTTGACCCCGTACCCTGCGGGAGTGCGCGCCCAAGCGGTATCCAACGACGGCAAGTTGGTGGATGATTTTCTGTTTGTAAATACTAAGCGCACGGTGAATGTGGGCAACGCGCCTTCGCCTGCGGCGACCTCGGCACTGCCCATTGGTGCTCATATCGTGGAGCAAGTGAAGGCTCAGCTTGGCGAGTAA
- a CDS encoding C4-dicarboxylate ABC transporter substrate-binding protein yields MKTLKYAAAASMLAVALPASAQQLSIATGGTGGVYYPIGGGFAEMINNHIEGAQATAEVTGASVENMGLIMRGDADLALVLADTAYQAYTGTGDFESRQIENTRALASVYPNAVQLVTLADSDIHSIADLAGKRVSVGAPGSGTELNARAVLEANGVSYSDFTPQRLNFNETADAIRDGDIDAGFWSVGPPTSSILNLAATRDIRLIGLSDEEIANAQEAEAVFAPYELAADMYDGMDEAVQTIGIPNVLVVNADMDEELAYQLTQLLFENTDELIAVHPAANDTTVEFTMNSTPVPLHPGAIRYFEEVGADIPDRLRQ; encoded by the coding sequence ATGAAAACGCTAAAATACGCAGCGGCAGCATCCATGTTGGCCGTAGCACTGCCTGCCAGCGCGCAACAGCTTTCCATTGCCACCGGTGGCACCGGTGGCGTTTATTATCCGATCGGCGGTGGTTTTGCCGAGATGATCAACAATCATATTGAAGGTGCCCAGGCGACAGCAGAGGTCACCGGGGCCTCGGTTGAAAACATGGGGCTGATTATGCGCGGCGACGCGGATCTTGCCCTGGTGCTGGCGGATACCGCCTACCAAGCCTATACCGGCACCGGTGACTTTGAGAGCCGCCAGATTGAAAACACCCGTGCGCTGGCCTCCGTTTATCCCAATGCGGTGCAGTTAGTTACTCTAGCCGATTCGGACATCCATAGTATTGCTGACCTTGCCGGGAAGCGCGTTTCTGTAGGTGCGCCAGGCAGTGGCACCGAGCTAAATGCCCGTGCTGTGTTGGAAGCTAACGGCGTCAGCTACAGTGACTTTACCCCTCAGCGTCTTAACTTTAACGAAACCGCCGATGCCATCCGAGATGGTGATATTGACGCCGGTTTCTGGAGTGTTGGGCCGCCCACGAGCTCTATTCTCAACCTAGCCGCTACGCGAGATATTCGTTTAATTGGTTTATCGGATGAAGAAATTGCTAACGCCCAGGAAGCTGAAGCAGTATTCGCCCCATACGAGCTAGCCGCGGACATGTACGACGGTATGGACGAAGCAGTGCAAACCATCGGGATTCCCAACGTGCTGGTCGTTAATGCGGATATGGATGAAGAACTCGCCTACCAGCTAACCCAGCTGCTGTTTGAAAACACCGATGAGCTGATTGCCGTTCATCCGGCCGCTAACGACACCACCGTAGAGTTCACTATGAACTCTACGCCGGTGCCGCTGCACCCGGGCGCGATTCGTTACTTTGAAGAAGTGGGTGCCGACATTCCGGACCGCCTTCGTCAGTAA
- a CDS encoding response regulator PleD, whose translation MTAISADHLYELFNRSKQNTENVIKTAPLGICITDPNGHFEMVNPAYCQFYGYREEELIGQHFTLVVPAAYRQQMAELHDVFIQGNETHELRQEWEVRCKNGETRTIIAEAARTIGDDGKPRKVTFVVDITQRKRLEERLTQANERLEYMASHDELTGLVNRRQGLKRLDEELERCERYGGELSIAMFDLDDFKAVNDTYGHATGDNVLQEVTAKVNGELRSTDVQVRLGGEEFLIIMPEINAQAAHTAMERIRQCVAESPCTEHRLSVTLSAGIACYVEASSTRMLDRADKAMYQAKQNGRNCVVIAPSAM comes from the coding sequence ATGACTGCCATTAGCGCTGACCACCTCTATGAGCTTTTTAATCGCTCTAAGCAAAATACTGAAAACGTTATTAAAACGGCTCCCCTGGGTATTTGCATTACCGACCCAAACGGGCATTTTGAAATGGTCAATCCTGCCTACTGCCAGTTTTATGGCTATCGTGAAGAGGAGCTTATTGGTCAGCACTTTACGCTGGTGGTGCCCGCCGCCTACCGCCAGCAGATGGCAGAACTTCACGATGTATTTATTCAAGGCAATGAAACCCATGAGCTTCGCCAGGAGTGGGAAGTACGCTGTAAAAACGGCGAAACACGCACCATTATTGCCGAGGCCGCCCGCACTATTGGCGATGATGGCAAACCAAGAAAAGTCACTTTTGTTGTTGATATTACCCAGCGCAAACGGCTCGAAGAGCGTTTAACACAGGCCAATGAGCGCTTAGAATATATGGCCAGTCACGATGAACTTACTGGGCTTGTTAACCGTCGGCAAGGGCTTAAACGCCTAGATGAAGAGCTTGAGCGCTGCGAACGTTACGGCGGTGAGCTTAGCATTGCCATGTTTGATCTAGATGATTTTAAAGCCGTCAACGATACCTACGGCCACGCTACCGGTGACAACGTACTTCAAGAAGTGACCGCCAAAGTGAATGGCGAGCTTCGCTCGACTGACGTGCAAGTGCGGTTGGGGGGCGAAGAATTCCTAATTATCATGCCTGAAATCAATGCCCAAGCCGCACATACGGCAATGGAGCGTATTCGCCAATGTGTCGCTGAATCACCGTGTACTGAACATAGGCTATCGGTCACGCTCTCAGCGGGCATTGCATGTTATGTTGAAGCCTCCAGCACTCGAATGCTTGATCGTGCTGACAAAGCGATGTACCAGGCGAAGCAAAACGGGCGCAACTGCGTCGTTATCGCACCGTCAGCCATGTAA
- a CDS encoding 4-aminobutyrate transaminase produces MSNAELNELKQKYVAAGAASPATAFADRAENAEIWDADGNRFIDFAGGIGVLNVGHRHPKVVAAVKAQLDKLMHTCQTVMPYEGYVKVAEKLSHIVPVRGHAKVMLANSGAEALENAVKIARAATGRSNVICFDGGYHGRTFYTMAMNGKVAPYQSDFGPMPGTVFRAPYPVPYHGVSEDEAIRGLKMTLKTDANPKDTAAIILEPVLGEGGFYPAPTSFLKKIREICDEHGMLMIIDEVQSGFGRTGKMFAIEHSGVEPDMMTMAKSMADGMPISAIVGTDKVMDASGPNSLGGTYTGSPTACAAALAVMEVFEEENILEKSQALGDKLAKRFNQWQSKFDCIDHVRNMGAMAAFELVSNKTDRTPNAELAAALCKKAREEGLILLSCGMYGNTIRFLMPVTIEDDVLNEGLNIIESCLESLI; encoded by the coding sequence ATGAGCAATGCCGAGCTAAACGAACTAAAGCAGAAATACGTCGCAGCGGGCGCTGCAAGCCCCGCCACCGCCTTTGCGGATCGCGCCGAAAACGCTGAGATCTGGGACGCCGACGGTAACCGCTTCATCGACTTCGCAGGCGGTATCGGTGTACTAAACGTTGGCCATCGACACCCTAAGGTAGTCGCAGCAGTCAAAGCCCAGCTCGATAAGCTGATGCACACCTGCCAAACAGTGATGCCCTATGAAGGCTACGTAAAAGTCGCTGAGAAGCTGAGCCACATCGTCCCGGTGCGTGGTCATGCCAAAGTGATGCTGGCTAACTCAGGCGCAGAAGCGCTGGAAAACGCAGTGAAGATCGCCCGCGCTGCGACAGGCCGTTCTAACGTGATTTGTTTTGACGGCGGCTACCACGGCCGTACTTTTTACACCATGGCCATGAACGGCAAAGTGGCCCCGTATCAAAGCGATTTCGGCCCGATGCCAGGCACGGTATTCCGCGCCCCTTACCCGGTGCCCTACCACGGCGTTAGCGAAGACGAAGCCATTCGCGGCCTGAAAATGACGCTGAAAACCGACGCCAACCCGAAAGACACCGCAGCAATCATCCTTGAGCCGGTACTGGGTGAAGGCGGTTTCTACCCGGCCCCCACCAGCTTCCTGAAGAAGATCCGCGAAATTTGCGATGAGCACGGCATGCTGATGATCATCGACGAAGTGCAGTCTGGCTTTGGCCGCACCGGCAAAATGTTCGCCATTGAGCACAGCGGCGTTGAGCCCGACATGATGACCATGGCGAAGAGTATGGCAGACGGTATGCCCATCTCAGCGATTGTGGGTACCGACAAGGTGATGGATGCCTCTGGCCCCAACTCCCTGGGCGGCACCTATACCGGCAGCCCCACCGCCTGTGCCGCAGCCCTGGCCGTGATGGAAGTGTTCGAAGAAGAGAACATTCTTGAGAAAAGTCAGGCCCTGGGTGACAAGCTAGCCAAACGCTTCAACCAGTGGCAGAGCAAGTTTGACTGCATCGATCACGTGCGCAACATGGGCGCCATGGCAGCATTTGAGCTGGTCTCAAATAAAACCGACCGTACGCCCAACGCTGAGCTGGCAGCTGCGCTGTGTAAGAAAGCCCGTGAAGAGGGTCTGATCCTGCTCTCCTGCGGCATGTACGGCAACACGATTCGTTTCCTGATGCCGGTCACGATTGAAGATGACGTGCTGAACGAGGGCCTCAATATTATCGAATCCTGCCTGGAATCGCTGATTTAA